The following are from one region of the Aspergillus luchuensis IFO 4308 DNA, chromosome 4, nearly complete sequence genome:
- a CDS encoding uncharacterized protein (antiSMASH:Cluster_4.3): MKVQASLQDPTCSNGVVIFTHPPMSATHAWTASPRSFAPMIMPLLDRQALKLAHYADNVGDTQAAALCW, translated from the coding sequence ATGAAAGTCCAAGCGTCGCTGCAGGATCCGACCTGTTCCAATGGCGTGGTTATATTTACGCACCCGCCAATGAGCGCCACCCACGCCTGGACAGCGTCTCCGCGGTCGTTTGCGCCTATGATTATGCCCCTCTTGGACAGACAGGCGCTCAAGCTGGCGCATTACGCTGACAATGTCGGGGATACGCAGGCAGCAGCTCTCTGCTGGTAA
- a CDS encoding uncharacterized protein (COG:Q;~EggNog:ENOG410Q2N7;~InterPro:IPR017871,IPR027417,IPR003593,IPR011527, IPR003439,IPR036640;~PFAM:PF00005,PF00664;~SMCOG1288:ABC transporter related protein;~TransMembrane:12 (o32-50i70-87o99-118i266-289o309-329i382-401o407-426i487-513o889-913i990-1011o1017-1037i1101-1122o);~antiSMASH:Cluster_4.3;~go_component: GO:0016021 - integral component of membrane [Evidence IEA];~go_function: GO:0005524 - ATP binding [Evidence IEA];~go_function: GO:0016887 - ATPase activity [Evidence IEA];~go_function: GO:0042626 - ATPase-coupled transmembrane transporter activity [Evidence IEA];~go_process: GO:0055085 - transmembrane transport [Evidence IEA]): MNCSIASEDTFGPQARDCYGGYDFTLLFEESVMTIGPIGLLLLCLFPRVVYLHRKEPRDGSKDGAYTAKLISYGWFAAIQTAILVSWTSSSEPVTRTTIPAAVLSLVAAIMLGVASQFEHTRSVKPPLLTEIYLLLTIAFDAVRLRTLWGVGYQGHIFKLSTISVVWKLVLLVQEAWPRALGTLEQSYSPEEKVGWINRRMFWWVNPLLFLGSKKDLQADDLFTLNRSLQSGVCSKSFSKVWQNSSPERKGKKNGLLWIMAWEHKLVLLTAVIPRLCFTAFTFTQPFLIDAVVKYLQTVSEKHNRKDGYGLLGAYIVVYVGLGISEACYQHITYRTIVLMRGCLVPLIYEKTLSMDPRTAEEYAPVTLMSADIEKIAFGMRYMHEAWGNVIEIALALWLLYRELNYGGLSPILIAVVCGATAAAMAPAVGRRQATWVEGIQKRIDVTTYMINSMKSLKLEGLTPWFMDFVQDLRIQEIGYANRFRSFLIYAVSLSFGTSVISPVVGFGIFIALSRSDNGPELTTARAFTTLSLFSVLQNPMSMLLQSVPNLISAVGSIERVRVFLMTENTKEVGFLSSFTSEQTLFPEMENLRDMELNNTEMVNAVEALNWSVGWVSTREPVVKRMTFKIRPSTLTIITGPTGCGKSTLLAGMRGETAVTKGYMKCRYSSAAFCSQDPWLQNGTILSNILGPATYEPRWFREVTQASGLRQDLRSMPLGVQTVVGSKGLSLSGGQKHRVALARALYSRQPLLLLDDIFSGFDADTEKLVIARLFGQGGFCRKHNLTTILATHSTRLASSADYTITLDSKVRFSEKEDSIVSSLPGPSGGDFLPEPVMSDARLSWIVRQSNPDVPHELAAQLETSDASRRTGDVTIYKYYLEMVGILNSVVFFIAVAIFTFSLAFPSVWVQWWAAANEKHPYKDLGMYLGVQELTRSTHMMSNMIPRASRRLHKILLRTVLNAPISFFHTTDSGVTTNKFSQDMQLVDMELPLALVETSVALMSAIAQLLIVFITGKYLAAIIPLCLAVFYFLQKFYLRTSRQLRFMELEAKSPLYSNFMETVTGLVTIRAFGWQTSFLENICGLTDASQRPYYLLFVIQRWLTLVLDMVVAGMATLIVGIAVGAPGSIGAGSAGLGLLNIINVSESLKQLISNWTVLETSIGAVSRVRQFQDDVQPEDRPDGHIEVPARWPERGDIKFFNVTASYRTDSEPILNDITLSISAGEMVAVCGPSGSGKSSLVQLLFRLLEPDNGQITVDGLDLSSISCQDIRSSLSCISQAVTILPGTVRQNIDPLGKESEESVTNVLKEVKLWDIVSTQLGGLDGQVQEESFSQGQKQLLRLAAAMLRKSKIVVLDEATSSVDPETDALMQRLIRTAFADCTVIAVVHRLHTILDFHKVVVIESGRVVECGAPKDLLAENGLFSQLYGRGTTTSTTTDMDPEKSWLKI, from the exons ATGAACTGCTCTATCGCATCCGAAGATACTTTCGGGCCTCAGGCTCGAGACTGCTATGGCGGCTACGACTTTACTCTGCTGTTCGAGGAGTCTGTGATGACGATCGGCCCGATCGGACTTTTACTCCTTTGTCTTTTCCCTAGAGTGGTCTACCTACACAGAAAGGAACCGAGAGATGGAAGTAAAGATGGCGCTTATACGGCTAAACTC ATCAGCTACGGGTGGTTTGCTGCCATCCAAACGGCTATTTTAGTATCATGGACATCAAGTAGTGAACCCGTGACACGCACGACTATCCCAGCTGCGGTGCTCAGTCTGGTCGCTGCTATTATGCTCGGTGTCGCATCGCAATTTGAACACACGCGCTCTGTGAAACCGCCCCTTCTCACCGAAATCTACCTCCTTCTTACCATTGCCTTCGATGCTGTTCGACTACGCACGCTATGGGGTGTTGGGTATCAGGGTCACATATTTAAGCTATCAACTATCTCGGTTGTGTGGAAGTTGGTCTTACTCGTGCAGGAAGCCTGGCCTCGGGCGCTTGGTACATTGGAACAGTCATACAGTCCTGAAGAGAAGGTCGGGTGGATCAACCGGCGCATGTTTTGGTGGGTTAATCCGCTACTGTTTCTGGGCTCCAAGAAAGATCTACAAGCGGATGATCTCTTCACTCTAAACCGGTCCTTACAGTCTGGAGTTTGTTCGAAGAGCTTCTCCAAGGTGTGGCAGAATT CAAGCCcggaaagaaaaggcaagAAAAATGGACTTCTCTGGATTATGGCGTGGGAGCACAAGCTGGTTCTTCTCACGGCCGTCATTCCTCGACTGTGCTTCACGGCTTTCACCTTCACCCAGCCGTTTCTTATTGATGCGGTCGTCAAATACCTGCAAACTGTGTCGGAAAAGCACAATCGCAAGGATGGATATGGGCTTCTTGGTGCATATATCGTTGTATATGTGGGTTTAGGG ATTTCCGAAGCCTGTTACCAGCATATCACCTACCGTACTATCGTCCTCATGAGGGGTTGCCTTGTGCCGCTAATCTATGAGAAGACGCTCTCGATGGATCCGAGAACCGCCGAAGAATATGCACCGGTAACGTTGATGAGCGCTGACATTGAAAAGATAGCCTTTGGTATGCGCTACATGCATGAAGCTTGGGGTAATGTCATCGAAATAGCTTTGGCACTGTGGTTGCTCTATCGCGAGCTAAACTATGGAGGACTGAGTCCTATTCTTATTGCAGTCG TGTGTGGAGCTACtgcagcagccatggcacCGGCTGTCGGACGTCGTCAGGCGACTTGGGTTGAGGGCATACAAAAGAGAATCGACGTCACGACATACATGATCAACTCCATGAAGAGCTTGAAGTTGGAAGGTCTTACCCCTTGGTTCATGGATTTTGTACAAGATTTGCGAATTCAGGAGATAGGATACGCTAATCGCTTCCGATCCTTTCTTATATACGCTGTCAGCTTGT CATTCGGAACTTCAGTCATATCGCCCGTGGTCGGCTTCGGTATATTCATCGCCTTATCACGATCTGACAATGGCCCGGAGCTGACCACCGCAAGAGCATTTACAACTCTGTCTCTGTTTTCAGTCCTTCAGAACCCAATGTCAATGCTACTGCAATCGGTACCTAACCTCATTTCGGCCGTTGGATCTATCGAGCGTGTCCGCGTGTTCCTGATGACCGAGAACACCAAAGAAGTCGGCTTCCTCAGCTCCTTTACCTCCGAGCAAACCTTGTTCCCAGAAATGGAAAACCTCCGAGATATGGAATTGAATAATACAGAGATGGTGAATGCAGTCGAGGCGCTGAACTGGAGTGTGGGATGGGTATCTACTCGCGAGCCGGTTGTGAAACGAATGACTTTCAAGATCCGCCCGTCTACGCTAACGATCATTACGGGCCCAACTGGGTGTGGGAAGTCGACTTTGCTGGCTGGTATGAGGGGTGAGACAGCCGTCACAAAAGGGTACATGAAGTGTCGCTATTCGTCTGCCGCATTCTGTAGTCAAGATCCATGGCTCCAGAACGGAACAATTCTGAGTAATATCCTTGGCCCTGCGACCTATGAGCCGCGGTGGTTCCGGGAGGTCACGCAAGCTTCTGGGTTGAGGCAAGACCTGAGGTCGATGCCGTTGGGTGTTCAGACGGTTGTGGGAAGTAAAGGACTGTCATTGAGCGGTGGTCAGAAGCATCGAGTG GCACTTGCTAGAGCGCTCTATTCACGACAGCCCTTGTTGCTCCTCGATGATATATTTAGCGGGTTCGATGCGGACACAGAGAAGCTAGTGATAGCTCGGCTGTTCGGTCAAGGTGGCTTTTGTCGGAAACACAACCTGACTACCATCCTTGCAACCCATTCCA CTCGCCTTGCCTCCTCCGCAGACTACACCATCACGCTCGACAGCAAAGTCCGTTTCTCAGAAAAGGAGGATTCCATTGTTTCCAGCCTCCCCGGCCCTAGCGGAGGAGACTTCCTCCCAGAGCCCGTGATGAGCGATGCAAGACTGAGCTGGATCGTGAGGCAGTCCAACCCCGATGTTCCGCACGAACTTGCCGCACAGCTTGAAACATCTGATGCTAGCCGTCGGACAGGCGATGTGACAATCTATAAGTACTATCTTGAAATGGTTGGGATTCTCAACTCCGTGGTATTCTTCATCGCGGTCGCGATCTTCACATTCAGTTTGGCATTTCCGA GTGTATGGGTCCAGTGGTGGGCTGCTGCAAACGAAAAGCACCCATATAAGGACCTTGGGATGTATTTGGGCGT GCAAGAGCTGACACGAAGTACGCATATGATGAGCAATATGATCCCCCGGGCGTCAAGAAGATTGCATAAGATTCTGCTTCGCACTGTTTTGAA CGCTCCgatatctttctttcatACGACGGATTCTGGCGTGACTACGAACAA GTTCAGTCAAGACATGCAACTAGTGGATATGGAGCTACCACTTGCTCTTGTTGAGACGAGCGTTG CCCTCATGTCTGCAATAGCACAGCTGCTAATAGTTTTCATCACTGGAAAATACCTTGCAGCCATCATCCCACTATGCCTTGCAGTCTTCTACTTTTTGCAAAAGTTTTATCTCCGGACTTCACGTCAGCTCCGGTTCATGGAACTAGAAGCTAAATCTCCCCTCTATTCCAACTTCATGGAGACCGTGACCGGACTGGTAACCATACGTGCGTTCGGCTGGCAAACTAGCTTTCTTGAGAATATCTGCGGTTTGACAGATGCATCGCAACGGCCGTATTACCTGCTCTTCGTTATCCAGAGATGGCTCACCCTCGTCCTTGACATGGTTGTGGCAGGAATGGCGACGCTGATTGTTGGAATTGCAGTCGGCGCTCCTGGTTCTATTGGAGCTGGTTCTGCGGGACTGGGGCTACTGAATATCATTAATGTGAGCGAAAGTCTGAAGCAGCTTATTTCGAACTGGACAGTTCTGGAGACATCGATCGGAGCAGTGTCGCGTGTCAGACAGTTTCAGGATGATGTTCAGCCTGAGGATAGGCCGGATGGACATATTGAAGTACCGGCGCGCTGGCCGGAGAGGGGTGACATTAAGTTCTTCAATGTCACTGCTTCTTATAG GACCGATAGCGAACCAATTCTCAATGACATAACATTGTCAATCTCAGCTGGTGAGATGGTCGCTGTTTGCGGTCCTAGTGGCAG TGGCAAGAGTTCATTAGTCcaactcctcttccgcctTCTGGAACCCGACAATGGTCAAATTACTGTCGATGGGCTCGATCTTAGCTCTATCTCTTGCCAGGACATCCGATCGTCTCTCTCATGCATATCTCAGGCAGTGACCATCCTTCCCGGTACTGTACGACAAAACATAGACCCACTTGGGAAAGAATCAGAGGAAAGTGTTACCAATGTACTCAAAGAAGTCAAATTGTGGGACATCGTATCGACGCAACTTGGCGGCTTGGACGGCCAGGTGCAGGAAGAAAGCTTTTCGCAGGGACAGAAGCAGCTTTTGCGCTTAGCTGCTGCTATGCTGAGGAAGAGCAAGATTGTTGTATTGGATGAAGCGACTAGTAG TGTCGACCCCGAAACTGACGCTCTCATGCAGCGTCTCATCCGGACAGCATTTGCAGACTGCACAGTTATTGCAGTTGTTCATCGACTCCATACAATTCTTGATTTCCACAAAGTAGTTGTCATTGAGAGTGGACGCGTCGTCGAGTGTGGCGCTCCGAAAGACTTGCTGGCCGAGAATGGCCTGTTCAGCCAACTCTACGGGAGAGGTACCactacctccaccaccacagacaTGGATCCTGAGAAATCATGGCTCAAAATATGA
- a CDS encoding alpha/beta fold hydrolase (COG:T;~EggNog:ENOG410PFAZ;~InterPro:IPR000073,IPR029058;~PFAM:PF12697,PF12146,PF00561;~SMCOG1036:alpha/beta hydrolase fold protein;~antiSMASH:Cluster_4.3) gives MESHHLSTVPDTNIHFTIVKAQTSSSSTPLLLFLHYWGGSSSTWHKQTSLTSPYTLSNAYNTVAIDLRGWGQSTGPAESSKDYSITPMASDVALVLSHLQSTTSLIDNGVILIGHSMGAKVTLATLSKLSDSLLSLIKGLVLVAPAPPTPLILPSEMSEQQRKAYDNEASVRWTVENVLSSAQKISSDDMNMVIKDSLTGSILARDGWILHGMQENITSALDEVSTRLLGRKVRVSVLAGAEDIVENKDQVEKEVVGALAQRGFEVHFEVLEGVKHLIPLENPDGVARAIRSVVA, from the coding sequence ATGGAGTCCCACCATCTCAGCACCGTCCCGGATACCAACATCCATTTCACCATCGTAAAAGCTCAaacttcctcatcgtctACGCCGcttctgctcttccttcACTACTGGGGCGGTTCCAGCTCAACATGGCACAAGCAAACCTCACTTACATCCCCATACACCCTCAGCAACGCATACAACACAGTCGCCATTGACCTCCGCGGGTGGGGCCAATCCACAGGACCCGCAGAGAGCTCAAAAGACTACTCCATTACTCCCATGGCATCGGACGTTGCCTTGGTGCTATCCCATCTCCAAAGtaccacctccctcatcgACAACGGCGTGATCCTAATCGGTCACTCCATGGGAGCGAAGGTCACCCTGGCTACTCTTTCCAAACTCTCCGACAGCCTATTATCCCTCATCAAGGGCCTCGTACTCGTCGCCCCGgcacccccaacaccactGATCCTGCCCTCTGAGATGAGCGAGCAACAACGCAAAGCATATGATAACGAAGCCTCCGTTCGGTGGACGGTCGAGAATGTTCTGTCCAGTGCGCAGAAGATTTCCAGTGACGATATGAACATGGTCATCAAAGATAGTTTGACAGGGAGTATTCTTGCTCGGGACGGGTGGATTCTACATGGTATGCAGGAGAATATCACATCTGCTTTGGATGAGGTCTCTACTCGGCTGTTAGGGCGGAAGGTTAGGGTTAGTGTACTGGCTGGAGCGGAGGATATTGTTGAGAACAAGGATcaggtggagaaggaggtagTTGGAGCGCTGGCTCAGAGGGGCTTTGAGGTGCACTTTGAGGTCCTCGAGGGAGTGAAGCACTTGATTCCGTTGGAGAACCCGGATGGTGTAGCTAGGGCTATTCGTTCTGTTGTCGCATAG